Genomic window (Falco cherrug isolate bFalChe1 chromosome 4, bFalChe1.pri, whole genome shotgun sequence):
AGTCTGACGAGcagaagaaggaggaggtgggtgctggggcaccCCGAGGCCACCCTGCTGGGGGCCTGGGCCGGGGGCAATGCCACCGGCCcacggctctgccctgcctccctgcagctcctgagtGCCATGGTGGCCCGGCTGGGCAACCGGGATGACCCACTGCCCCAGGACTCCTTCGAGGGGGTGGACGAGGATGAGTGGGTAGGTGTTGGGGGGGACACGACACACATGACCTCTGGGGTCACTCCGGCCATGCCCCTCACCCGCACCGGGCTTCTCACAGGACTAGGCCGGGCCTCCGCACCCGCCCGGGCTCGGCGGggaggatgaagaggaggatcaggagcaggagcagcagccgcAGGGCCGACCCAGCTGAGGGGAGGCACAACAAGGCCTAGGCCCAGGCGCTGCAccaggccaggcagcagccccgGGCCCGACGCGGGCAGGCCCCGCTATTAAAGCCGCTGCACCAGCAGCCGTGTCCTGCCGTGATTGCGGGCCGGTGCCGGGGACACGTACACGGGACCGGGAGGGGACGGCAACAGGCCGCGAGGCGGGCCTCGCCCGCCGCCCGGATGAGGCCGCCCATTGCGCAGGCGCAGCGCCGGGCCCGCCGGGCCCTCCCGCTCGGCgcggccgccagggggcgcgGTGCCCGCCGAGGGAGGGCCGGTGTGGCCGCtctgcgccgccgccgccgtctCGGTGGCCGCCGCGACCTTCGCTCTCTGACCCCGTGACCGCGGGGGGCGGAAGCGGCGGCAGGGACATGGTGAGAGGGGACGGTggaggcggcggcgccgggACGAGGCCCGAGGGTGGAGGGACAGGGCTCGGGGCGGGGCCtggggcccggggcggggcgaGGACGCCGGTTCTGGGGGGACagggcctggggaggggggagcgggCCGGGGCTGCGCCGAGCCACGGTGTGACAGCACCGGGgaggggcagggccgggccccGGGGGACAGGGGACGGGGAGGGGGGACCGGGTCGGGGCTGCGCAGGGCCCGAGGGGAGGTGCCAGGGCtttgccagggctgggggcagggccCGGGGCAGCTGTGACAGCGGGGTGACAGCAGGGTGTCCCCGCAGGCCAAGTACCTGGCGCAGATCATTCTGGTGGGGGCCCAGGTGGTCGGACGGGCCTTCATGCGGGCGCTGCGCCAGGAGTTCGCAGGTAGGAGCCGCGCTGCCGGCCCTGGCACGGGGATGCCACTCTGCGTGCAGAGTGTCCCCTGCCTTCCCCGGGCAccccgccgctcccggccccggGGCTGTGCCTGGAGGGGGCCCTTGCCTGGCTTGTCGCAGGGTGACGGTCAGCACCCATGTCCTGGTGCCAGCCTAGTGGCATTTCAGCTCGTCCCAGGCTCCTAGCAGCTGGACCCAGGCACCGGTATGGAGCCGGCACCACTGCCTGGCTCCAGGACATCCCAGCAGCCCCAAAGGGCGCAGCGGGATGGTCCTCTTGGACATGgtagccccagccctgcctgcgaACAGCAGAGCTCGCTGTGGGCACTGACAGCAGACGGGTGCCCCCCCGAGttcctgccacctccccagcaccGGGGACCTCTGCAGGTGACCCCCGTGGGCTGGAAGCAACGTGAGGAGGGCAGAGGAGTGAAACTGGGATCTGAGCACCTCAGAGCTCACGGGCTTTGATGCCTGGCCCCTGCCCAAGGCCTAGGGGTCCCCGGGGGGTGCAGCGCTGCGGGGACTCACACCCTCGGTGTCTCCGGGCAGCGAGCCGAGCAGCAGCAGACGCGCGAGGGCGCTCGGAGAGGCCCCAGTCCGCTGCCGCCTCCAGGATCATTGGCATCAGCCTCCAGGAAGCTCAGCAGATCCTCAATGTCTCAAACCTCAACCCAGAGGAGATCCAGAAGGTAGAGGGTCCTTcggagctgggaagggatggtgctggcagggtcctgccctcgccacagctgctgcctggcgTGGGGGTGACGACTGGTCCCTGCAGGAAGTGTGGGTGCTGTCCTGGGCCCAGTTAATCCCAGTTTGAGGTTTCCTTACCCTAGCTGGAGAagcaggctggcagcctgcGGGCATTAGCAGATTGCCAGGCATGGCCCCTGCGTttgcctggcagtgctgctcaAGGAAGGGGATGTGGTCTCCCCAGAGATGCCTGACCAGAAGTGTGGGGACCCACTGCAGGGTCGGGCAGAGCCAGCCATGTCCCCAAGGTCATGCTTGTCACCTCCAGCACCACTGCAAAGAGTGGGAGGCCACCGGGGTTCAGGCCAGGGAGGGTGGAGGAGGTAAATCTGATGGGGAGCTTCTCTTTGGCAGAACTACGACCACTTGTTCAAGGTGAATGACAAGTCGGTGGGCGGCTCCTTCTACCTGCAGTCGAAGGTGAGAAAGCACTGGCCCCCAGCACCTTCTCCTGCCTGGGATTTGGAGGAGGCAGAGCCTGAGTGTCACCTCGGGCAagggtgggaggggtgggggcagccccATCCCTCCGCGTCACCCGGTCCCTCCGTGTCCCTCAGGTGGTGAGAGCCAAGGAGCGACTGGATGAGGAGCTCCGCATCCAGGCCAAGGACGAGAAGGAGAAGGGGTGGAAGGCTGAGACGTGACTCCTGCCACCCCGCACCCCATGTCCCTCACCCTTAACTTATAGGTAGCC
Coding sequences:
- the PAM16 gene encoding mitochondrial import inner membrane translocase subunit TIM16, whose translation is MAKYLAQIILVGAQVVGRAFMRALRQEFAASRAAADARGRSERPQSAAASRIIGISLQEAQQILNVSNLNPEEIQKNYDHLFKVNDKSVGGSFYLQSKVVRAKERLDEELRIQAKDEKEKGWKAET